The Prevotella fusca JCM 17724 genome includes a window with the following:
- a CDS encoding RagB/SusD family nutrient uptake outer membrane protein — protein sequence MKTKIYLLLFAAAAFLFSSCNDYLDKSPDSELDVEIDTEEKIAELLTGAYPEASYIPFLEPRTDNVAERVNGIHSRLNEAMYFWEDYDQEDLDTPLNYWNSCYKGIAQANKALELLSRYPKTDRVKALYGEAFLLRAYLHFMLVNIWAEPYGGKATDMGIPYITKPEKHALVDYERGTVSEVYDQIEKDLRLGISLVSDKYYKHPKFHFNKKAAYAFASRFYLMKGDWKSVIAYSDYVLGGDPKQLLRPWRQYANELEFNHKNLFRRYNAADEPANLLMTTTESRLARTIPTEKYGSTFGTVDKVFAQTGIEGARDYEKMNFIGTYIFTSSAAPVTTGRYLAKFDELSNVESTGSKPRGLYVTNVLFSIDEVLLNRMEAYAMLKEYNRAIDDYLQYMQGKFGFLPSVERSVYTSTNSGNYNIYTPFYGLTLKQLAMVKLFLDFRRKEFYQEGLRWFDIRRFHLAVKRSSKSSYYFPLEKDDPRKVLQIPAEAIQRGLAPNPRERNEPVR from the coding sequence ATGAAAACAAAGATATATTTATTACTGTTTGCAGCAGCTGCCTTTCTTTTCAGCAGCTGCAACGATTACCTTGACAAGAGTCCTGACTCGGAACTTGACGTTGAGATTGATACAGAGGAGAAGATTGCCGAGCTCCTTACGGGTGCCTATCCCGAAGCAAGCTATATTCCTTTCCTCGAACCACGCACGGACAACGTGGCAGAGCGTGTGAACGGTATCCACTCACGATTGAATGAGGCGATGTACTTCTGGGAGGACTACGACCAGGAAGACCTTGATACCCCGTTGAACTACTGGAATTCCTGCTATAAAGGCATTGCACAGGCAAACAAGGCACTTGAACTGCTCAGCCGTTACCCCAAGACCGACCGGGTAAAGGCATTGTATGGTGAGGCTTTCCTGCTCAGAGCCTATCTTCACTTCATGCTGGTCAATATCTGGGCAGAACCTTATGGTGGTAAGGCAACCGATATGGGTATTCCTTATATCACCAAACCCGAAAAGCACGCTCTGGTCGACTATGAGCGTGGTACGGTGAGTGAAGTCTACGACCAGATAGAGAAGGACTTGAGGCTCGGCATCTCCCTTGTTTCCGACAAGTACTATAAGCATCCCAAGTTCCACTTCAACAAGAAGGCTGCCTATGCCTTTGCTTCCCGTTTCTACTTGATGAAAGGTGATTGGAAGTCGGTTATAGCTTATTCGGATTATGTTCTGGGCGGTGACCCGAAGCAGCTGCTCCGTCCGTGGCGACAGTATGCCAACGAATTGGAGTTTAATCATAAGAATCTTTTCCGTCGTTACAATGCTGCTGACGAGCCAGCCAATCTGTTGATGACCACAACCGAGTCTCGTCTGGCACGTACGATACCTACTGAGAAGTATGGTTCAACGTTCGGAACAGTTGACAAGGTGTTTGCACAGACGGGCATTGAAGGTGCGCGCGATTATGAAAAGATGAACTTCATTGGTACTTATATCTTCACTTCGTCAGCAGCTCCTGTAACTACTGGGCGTTATCTGGCTAAGTTTGATGAACTGTCGAACGTTGAGAGTACAGGGTCAAAGCCTCGTGGACTCTACGTGACCAATGTGCTCTTCAGTATTGATGAGGTGCTTTTGAATCGTATGGAAGCGTATGCCATGCTCAAGGAGTACAACCGTGCCATTGATGACTACCTGCAGTATATGCAAGGCAAGTTCGGTTTTCTCCCCTCAGTAGAACGCTCTGTGTACACCTCAACGAACAGTGGTAATTACAATATCTACACACCGTTCTACGGTCTGACACTGAAACAGCTGGCAATGGTAAAGCTCTTCCTTGACTTCCGCCGCAAGGAATTCTATCAGGAGGGTCTGCGCTGGTTCGATATTCGCCGCTTCCATCTGGCTGTGAAACGCTCGTCAAAAAGCTCCTACTACTTCCCTCTGGAGAAAGATGATCCCCGTAAGGTTTTGCAGATACCAGCCGAGGCAATCCAGCGTGGTCTTGCCCCCAATCCGAGGGAACGTAATGAGCCTGTCAGATAA